The genomic DNA TCTTCTGATCCTAAAAATGGAATCGGCAAGTCTGTCACACCCGATTTAACCAACGCTGCATTCAATAGCCCTCTTGGATGAACAAATAAATCCAATAAATAAGCAACCGCTGCCCCTGCCATTGGATAAGGCAAAAAGTAGATAATTTGGTAGGTTTTACGCCCCCAGGTTTTAAAACTGAGTAGCATGGCCAAGCCAGTGCCAATTAACAAAAATGAACCAATGATTACGATAAAAAAGATGACGTTTTGAGCGAGCGCATTAAACAATTGATCTCGATAATACTCTTCACCCAATATTTTTTTAAAATTGTCTAGGCCAACAAACTTCTTTTCGCCAATGCCTGGCCAATCGACCATAGAAATGTAAAACAAGCCCATCAACGGAATAAAGTTAAAAATGCCATACAACAAAACACCCGGTGCGAGTAAAAAAGCGCGCTGAATATTCTGAATAGTTTTGAAACTGAAACGAGGTGAAGCTGTCGACTCAAGCGATGGTTGGGTGGATGCCTTACCGGAGAGCTGAGGTTTCGGGCTGCTGCTGTGTTGTTGGTTCAATTGAGTCATCTTAGGTACTTCTTTAACGCGAAAGGAAGGTATAACTAATAAAGAGTTTAGCGTAAAAAAGGGCTGCAAGATGAGCTTGCAACCCTAAACACTTTTACAATGCGCAGTTAGCAGCGCCGATGTAACCTTGGCTGTTCAGAGTTTTCTGAATTTTCTCCGCCATTTCTCTAGCGGTAGACTTTCCTGCCAGTAACTCCTGCAAGCCTGCAGCCGTTAGAGCCTGGTAAGTTGGCTCGCCGCCATTTAGTGCTGGCGTAAAAAATGGTAAACCAGGCAAAGCATTCGTACCAATTAACTTCGCGGCTTGGTTCACACGATCAACTTCAACTTTTATTTTATGAGTCGACGCGGGGATCGCTTCTACTGTATCAGCAAATAGTTGCGAGAATTCTTTGGTGGTATAGAACTCAAGCACTTTTTTGATCGCCGCTTTTTTCTCGCTATTTGGGTTATACGCAATGTGTCCATCAACGAAGCCGTAAACTTTATTGCTGGCACCTGGAATCGCCATATAACCAAGTTCAAGTGACGGGTCAATTTCGTACATAGGTGACGCAGGTGTTGCTGACCAAATACCATCGACCATCATTGCTGACGTTCCTAATGCTACACCGGTTCTCATTGCACCGTAATCATCTGCCAAAGGCGTTGGGTTTAGATACCCCTTATCTTGCCACGATTTAAAGCGCTCCATTGCATCGACATAGACATCATCCGTAAAGCAAGCCTCACCGACAACCACCTTTTGAGACCATTCA from Reinekea marina includes the following:
- a CDS encoding carbohydrate ABC transporter permease; this encodes MQPFFTLNSLLVIPSFRVKEVPKMTQLNQQHSSSPKPQLSGKASTQPSLESTASPRFSFKTIQNIQRAFLLAPGVLLYGIFNFIPLMGLFYISMVDWPGIGEKKFVGLDNFKKILGEEYYRDQLFNALAQNVIFFIVIIGSFLLIGTGLAMLLSFKTWGRKTYQIIYFLPYPMAGAAVAYLLDLFVHPRGLLNAALVKSGVTDLPIPFLGSEDTALVTLALFYSWHRMGFAIMLILSGILAVRTDLLEASMLDGANRFQSIKNVVLPVLGPAFILITVITMVDVFNNADYTLLIMGPEAGPFYSTDIMGTFLFRSAFGASVAASDANFGLAAAIGLVTALMILPAALFLALRNLRNK
- a CDS encoding ABC transporter substrate-binding protein: MAIAVATATIATSNLAFADDTVLQLYTWREQDQALFDYINENDLIPGVEIKTNVYNGAGEHETKLRIDFQTNRPDLYHAKAGTAWIQPWIDAGVAAPVTDLGINLDNFGDAALFGATAADGKIYGVPFVMQMQSILYNKAVVKKEPKNLEELEALFADLKSQGIVPLHVDGRDAWYLNQVLHETILAGMTSDEWSQKVVVGEACFTDDVYVDAMERFKSWQDKGYLNPTPLADDYGAMRTGVALGTSAMMVDGIWSATPASPMYEIDPSLELGYMAIPGASNKVYGFVDGHIAYNPNSEKKAAIKKVLEFYTTKEFSQLFADTVEAIPASTHKIKVEVDRVNQAAKLIGTNALPGLPFFTPALNGGEPTYQALTAAGLQELLAGKSTAREMAEKIQKTLNSQGYIGAANCAL